The Brachionichthys hirsutus isolate HB-005 unplaced genomic scaffold, CSIRO-AGI_Bhir_v1 contig_882, whole genome shotgun sequence DNA window gagcacacacgcacgcacacacacacacacacacacacactgaagaactgcacctccttctccaggtggagtttccctttcttcttgttcaGGATCTTCACGGCCACTTTCTCCTGCGTTTTCAGGTTGGCACAGATGTTGACCTTCCCAAAAGTCCCTTCCCCGATGAACTCCTGCAccaggtagcaggaggagacgcttcggaggagctggccttcctggatctcagtcgcttcgggtgatgagagaagatggagagaatttactcagcgagggagggaaacacaaccaagtggttgtaacccccccccccccagcatgaaacacagatgattctggaatctgtcattatttcacaaagcagactttaacagatattttagattatcaagataaaataatcatcgcagcagcaaagactgaaactcttccgtgagacgatggaacattttctgcttctcctctctctccgcagAGGGCGGGGCATAGTCGATGTTTAACCACTGCTCAGCCAATTAGCGTCCTGAGCGCTGACAACGCGGGGACTCGGATTGTGAGTTCCGGGCATAATTTTGACGATGATATAAGGGCACCCCCTACtgggcaaaaggaaagaaactgaatcttcctgcttttattctgcattaatgatcaattattactgaaactcgatggattaaacgaagctgcccccccccccccccccccaaccgccactgatttgaatgaaaggaacaaaaaacaaataatattaaagttcctTATATCCTGCATGGCGTTACGTCCCTTCCTGTgataatataaaacattgtatttaataataacatCATCACGTCTGGGTTTCTTCCTGCCTGCGTCGTAGCTTCCGTTACGCTCTTAGTAACTAGTTTAAACtagtttaaataaaggttgagcccCCACCCAAAAGAGAATGATGATTAagaacatatattttttaaactctgGCAGAGGAGATAGCATCCTGAATTGACACGAAGGCTTTACTTTCAGcgaggacgtgtccaggatttcatttgtccaacagtccaactgtTGTCCCCAAAGTCGGCaccatttaaatcattatttgacattgatgcattgcaaacagcagatattagcataaacatatatttatcttcttaacaagacttccagtctttgcatcaaataaatttgggttcatttaatgcaaagaccgGACGTGTTGGTATCGATCCCAACAGCTTCAGCAGACAAATATCCAGCTCGACCCTTctcagccccctgctggacTAAAGGAAAGTTACTTACGTTCGGGGACACGTGAAGTGGACGCTTTGACTTCCGGTGTTTCCGGCATCGTCATATTTGAAGTTGTCTCGAAGTTGAATTCttaaaaagagcagcaacgAAGCAAGATCCTCAGACGTCACTGTCGTTTCTATCGATATACTGTACAGTACTAGCCGTTGTCATGACAATGGGCTTTGCTCCAAATGATGTGcgaggtgctgattggttgaatttggCGTTTCCTTAAGTTTAAAAGTTGGAATAAGATAATTAACTAGTTTATCACTCTGATAGAAGAATttacaataactttaaataaaagaaagaaaacagtttacatattttatagtttaatatgattaaattgtccaccagacaaagatttaaaataaataagaaatccatgtatttttttaattataagatttataatcaatcaatcaaactatcaatcctacgttgtacatattatgtgtctttttaattttaatttattgtgattttgcatctgtggtgtaatttatgtttattttattgttattttgcatcaattgagtaattgaatattagttttatttgtattgttaaatgttgatgatttatgtacgaaggactttcaacggaaacaagaccgcaagggctttttagaaatgctcctcttagacaggatgtttgattgtatttgtactgtaatacatgctactgtgtgactgtactctaacattctatcgaataaatatattcatcatcatcatcatcatcacattcaaACGTCTCGCTTTCGGTATCACAAGCGCTCCGGAAATCTTCCGGAGGAAGACGGCTGAGACGCTGAGTGATCTCGGCGGAGGGCCGCCTGCATGGTCGGGAGTATGACAAGTCTTTAAgtgatttctttcattcatgcttTTCCAGGATTCCCAGATTCACATTCCAGTGGGTAAATATACAAGTAGCCatgttgaattattattatttttaaacattgtagTCCTCTTTCTCGATGAAACATTTCTCCTCTTGGCCCTCAGACCGTCTGACAGTGTCTTACAGCAGAAGCAGTGGCCCCGGCGGTCAGCACGTCAATAAAGGTGGTCAGAGCTTCACCTAAAGACTGGACACAGGATGTTCTTCTGTGTAATAAACGACATCTCGATCCACAGCCAGCACAAAAGCAGAGGTCCGTTTCCATCTGCACACGGCAGACTGGATCCCGGAAGATGTTCGACAGAAAATCCGTGAAAAGGTTCGTCTTCACGTGTCGTCAAATCAAGACAAAAGAGACGGTCTGATTTGAACTTAAATTATAATGTCGGTCTCAAAATAGAAGTTTCATTCCCATCACGCTTTATATTCTACTATCAGAAAGTCAGCGTGGTTCGTATTTCAACAACCTCTGGATTGTTTTATTGTGCTctttgatcatttgttttacGTGTTGCTGTGAAACACAGAACGGAAACCGCATTAATAAGGCCGGGGAGCTGCTGGTTGCCTCAGAGCTGAGCCGGAGTCAGCAGAGGAACCTGTCTGATTGCATCCAGAAGATTTCTGCAATCGTCGCCGAGGCCAGCAGAAAGCCGCA harbors:
- the LOC137913623 gene encoding large ribosomal subunit protein mL62-like, producing the protein MLFQDSQIHIPVDRLTVSYSRSSGPGGQHVNKASTKAEVRFHLHTADWIPEDVRQKIREKNGNRINKAGELLVASELSRSQQRNLSDCIQKISAIVAEASRKPHENTAEDVALRDYRLEQRSKERLKQKKIHSVIKRSRRGDFD